The window CTGTTCGTCTCGCTGAAAAACGGCAGCTCCCCGCACGTGGTGCCCGCGACGATACTCTCGTACAGCATCCCCTGAGGGTGCTCATACTCGGCCCTCAAAATCCCCGACTCCAGCAGGTAAAACCCTTCTGCTTGCTCCCCTGATTTGAAGAGGACCGTTCCGTGGGCGTATTCCTTTCTCTGAAAGTACCCCACAGCCCGGAACCAAAAGTCCTCGTTTTTATCCGAGACGTCTTGGAAGATGCGGAGGATGAGACGCAGCGGCTCTTTGAAAGACTGCCATCTCGTGAGTTTTTTGCGTACTTCCATCGTGCCAAGAGAGTTCTTGGCCGCTTCTCTCAGATGAGACCTCCTCGGCGACGACCCCAACAGGTCAGAAGATGAAAAATGCGGGTCCAGACTAGAAGGCACATCCAAGTTTGCCGAAGGTCTCGGCgagggttgctgctgctgttgctgaatgagctgctgctgctcctcctcttgctggTTGGCATAGAGGGTTTTGAGAAGCTCGTTCTCGCAGTATTCCAGGGCTGAATTCAGTTCCGGGAGGAACTTGACTTCAATCCCGTCCTCTCCCAACCCGACCGCGCGGAGGGAGCGGCCCAAGGAACGTTCGGGCCCAACACCGCTGATGACGAGCTCGATGCCCTTGCCGTTGAGGAGGcggctgatggtgttgaagactTCGCCGGCCGAGTAATCCAGCCCAGTGACTAGCCATAGGTCCAAAATGAGGAACTTGATAGGCCGCTTCTTGAACTGGTCCTCGGTGATGAGGTGTCtgatcttctcctcgacgCTGACGATGGTGCCGAAAAACAAATACCCCGaaagcttgatgatgttgatctGGCGACCAACCTGGCGCAGGTAGTGTTGCTGTGTAGGGTTTCTCCTCACTGTCGagccaaccacctctcctgAATAACTGGCTCGAACAGCCGGCACCCTCGAAGCCTGAACAATCAACGAGATAAAAGCCAGCAAGATACCAACCCCGATACCCACGACGAAATCATAGATACCCATAATCAACACGATAGCAATGACGGTAAGATATTCAAGcagcttgagcttcttcctcggctgccACACggcctccagcagcagctcaaaCCCAAGATCAAAGATGAGGACACCAACCATCATGATGGGAATAAAACCAATCAACGAAGGTCCGATCATCATGACTAAAAAGGTAAGGGCGGCAAGTATGTAACCTGCCAGCCGACTGTCGCCGCCTGAGCGCATAAAGAACAAGCTATTGGCGTAGACGAGGTAGTTTTGAATGCTGCCCACGCATCCAGAGAGGAAGTTCGAGTAGCCGTGAAGCTTGAGCTCGTGGTCAAGATCAGCATGATCCTCCCCCACATTAAGTGCGAGCGCTGGGACGTTGATGGGGACGTGCAAGATTCCGAAAAAGGTGAGGGCGAACATGGCGGGGACACACTGCACAATGGCGCTCCAGTCAACCAGGTGGAATTCTGTTGACATGTTAGCGGGAGGTTCACATAAAAAAACCGGTAGGAAAGTACGTACTGTAAAGCGTCCAGAAATACCACCACGGCTCACCCTCAGGAGGCCCCTGAAACACCCAGCCCTTCCCTCTCAGACTCTCTGTATCCACAGCCCCAAGCATCGAGACAACCGCGTAGAACGCAGCAGGAATGACGAGGATGTACAACGGCAGGAAGAATTTGGATGTGATCTTGGACTGGCCCCAAAACAGAACAATGGCAAGCACCAAAGGAATGATCCAAAGTGGGACAGTATCAGCCTGCGCAAGCTTCTTCACGGTTTCAAGATCGTAGTTCAGACTGCCATCCATCCGCGCTGTGACCTCAAAGCCAGTG is drawn from Podospora pseudocomata strain CBS 415.72m chromosome 1 map unlocalized CBS415.72m_1, whole genome shotgun sequence and contains these coding sequences:
- a CDS encoding uncharacterized protein (BUSCO:EOG09260A27; EggNog:ENOG503NZ2M; COG:P), with protein sequence MSSPVFGQFSPWARRRSSTVSNHSQDHPEDQTITSTSPEPIPTSQNQQNNNNNNNNNNDARFLSSSVGSVSHREPTRSYIHGSIRDPARLENIQSARSVRADTAELADYFLSDKKDGRSASFLSRARSLSSSARPDHAITGGSGGGRNNNNNEPGVTNNNNIANDLLGASISAETIEEVSEPPSPEPLDDSAEVDSGEGPSMIAAMLRRSPPEERYLLPHHKEDQIREDDVVEVTGDEDEDGDEEDDLSRLSTNEPRPLLSRWGAEEDETSPLMVSRSRESRRSYGISNGRNGSVDLESQKGPSRTGWLHRTVDSVKGGRGKVARGFKSWDRHALWKNVVVAPVACLPAVVVGLLLNILDALSYGMILFPLGSPIFANLGSAGISIFYVSTIISQLTFSTGSIFRGGVGSELIEVVPFFHNMAATITALVGEDKPDAVIATTITSYALSSMLTGTVFYLMGKFEFGYIVGFIPRHILIGCIGGVGWFLVATGFEVTARMDGSLNYDLETVKKLAQADTVPLWIIPLVLAIVLFWGQSKITSKFFLPLYILVIPAAFYAVVSMLGAVDTESLRGKGWVFQGPPEGEPWWYFWTLYKFHLVDWSAIVQCVPAMFALTFFGILHVPINVPALALNVGEDHADLDHELKLHGYSNFLSGCVGSIQNYLVYANSLFFMRSGGDSRLAGYILAALTFLVMMIGPSLIGFIPIMMVGVLIFDLGFELLLEAVWQPRKKLKLLEYLTVIAIVLIMGIYDFVVGIGVGILLAFISLIVQASRVPAVRASYSGEVVGSTVRRNPTQQHYLRQVGRQINIIKLSGYLFFGTIVSVEEKIRHLITEDQFKKRPIKFLILDLWLVTGLDYSAGEVFNTISRLLNGKGIELVISGVGPERSLGRSLRAVGLGEDGIEVKFLPELNSALEYCENELLKTLYANQQEEEQQQLIQQQQQQPSPRPSANLDVPSSLDPHFSSSDLLGSSPRRSHLREAAKNSLGTMEVRKKLTRWQSFKEPLRLILRIFQDVSDKNEDFWFRAVGYFQRKEYAHGTVLFKSGEQAEGFYLLESGILRAEYEHPQGMLYESIVAGTTCGELPFFSETNRTATCVVESEGGVVVWVMDREGWGRMQREEAEVARELLRISLKLTSERMGVITSYTLTMAG